A DNA window from Streptomyces canus contains the following coding sequences:
- a CDS encoding LacI family DNA-binding transcriptional regulator has translation MDAISVRPARIQDVAAAAGVSVSTVSNVLNRPERVNARTAERVRDAVAALDYVPHPGAAGLRTGHSSSIGLVLPDVANSFYSRIARGAADAAYEHGYSLVLCDSGDAPEREQGYFTMLAEQRAVGAVVVPLSADPTRLSRLRERGIPLVLADRAMPAQEGCSVSVDDIAGGRIAVQHLLDRGARDVLVVNGERTIRQCADRYQGARQAVRTRREARLGQVVAEEMTVAYGSEIAHSLDELPDGVFCTNDFLAAGLCRALGERGVKVPEDVQVVGYGDLDIASFVGTTLTTVRQPVEELGRAAVEMLLDEVEARAEHAHEARVFAPGLVLRDSTRASSDAPF, from the coding sequence GTGGACGCCATTTCGGTTCGCCCCGCCCGTATCCAGGACGTCGCGGCCGCCGCCGGGGTCTCGGTCTCCACGGTGTCGAACGTCCTGAACCGGCCCGAGCGGGTCAACGCCCGCACCGCCGAGCGGGTCCGCGACGCGGTCGCCGCCCTCGACTACGTCCCCCACCCGGGAGCCGCCGGGCTGCGCACCGGGCATTCCTCGTCGATCGGCCTGGTACTGCCGGACGTGGCCAACTCCTTCTACTCGCGCATCGCGCGCGGCGCCGCGGACGCCGCGTACGAACACGGCTACTCCCTCGTCCTGTGTGACAGCGGGGACGCGCCGGAGCGGGAGCAGGGCTACTTCACCATGCTCGCAGAACAGCGGGCGGTCGGCGCGGTGGTGGTGCCGCTCAGCGCCGACCCCACCCGCCTGTCGCGGCTGCGCGAGCGCGGTATCCCGCTGGTGCTGGCGGACCGTGCGATGCCCGCCCAGGAGGGCTGTTCGGTCTCCGTCGACGACATCGCCGGCGGCCGCATCGCCGTGCAGCACCTCCTGGACCGCGGGGCCCGCGACGTCCTCGTCGTGAACGGCGAGCGCACCATCCGTCAGTGCGCCGACCGCTACCAGGGCGCCCGGCAGGCCGTGCGCACCCGGCGCGAGGCCCGTCTCGGTCAGGTCGTCGCCGAGGAGATGACGGTGGCGTACGGCAGCGAAATAGCTCACAGCCTCGACGAGCTGCCCGATGGCGTGTTCTGCACCAACGACTTCCTCGCGGCGGGGCTGTGCCGGGCGCTGGGCGAGCGCGGCGTGAAGGTCCCGGAGGATGTCCAGGTGGTCGGTTACGGCGACCTGGACATCGCCAGCTTCGTGGGCACGACCCTGACCACGGTCCGCCAGCCGGTCGAGGAGCTCGGCCGGGCGGCCGTGGAGATGCTCCTGGACGAGGTGGAGGCCCGCGCGGAGCACGCCCACGAGGCACGGGTGTTCGCGCCGGGGCTGGTGCTGCGGGACTCCACGCGGGCTTCCTCAGACGCGCCTTTCTAG
- a CDS encoding glycosyl hydrolase, translating into MISPALQQLFDNPPRDFGPTPLWWWSGAKVTRDRLAWQLRRFADGGVHNLVVINLAPAGPTFGARTDDPVWFGEEWWARFTDACEIAGDLGMRLWFYDQIGFSGANVQGGITREHPEAAGHALRSRLAVVSDGTVALKGRETLLGAYDSGGARLPVTGTASGRSARDGQGPARLEVADGTEVRLVLAVPTAFDYLKPASVDLLFDAIHREYDRRVPEYLGNVIAGSFQDELPATNSWTSRFPEEFRARRGYDLLDHLPALFTGDDTTRARKIRADYYAVRAELTEEALFRPLAAWHDERGLLLGCDQSHPARSGFPAQSTQLYTDYFRTHRWYSAAGSDHHGDAKVHSSMAHLYGHERVWIESFHSSGWGGTLDETYDWLLPFLRSGANLYNPHASYFGTAGGWFEWAPPSTDWRQPYWRQYPAFSRAVARICSILSWGTYSADVAVLYPTATMQALIPLDAPVQHFGDGRLGGTHADVDETQRHYLELCGNNNWLRPAVGALDRHRVSFDVIDDASVQGAKAGDGALRIRDLAYTAVLLPSASVLEHETARRLAELLDAGGRVVVVGRPPTQAAGLAGDDSVVAALLDHPRLERAADAEAGAAAVAEAAGYATGEVPLLVRRKGDAAVALVTGAFPDARTHPPRGHHEIDPARYARTSSVTVRATVAEAEIWNPATGTRCPGRVTHADGVSTIEVPLEGAPAALVVWREGPPADAVPPSPTEPSETTDLSTGWEGRLAPTMDNTWGDMALPAGASVAEPQIWTMRWTETGDSWERTRATYGNRVRVLPPVPSEQAPAPLDRAAVGQILTGQQELAPADWDVSLYSTSRGIPDPDGLLGNKGLVPEEFVRVAAPVSGTVARVRAVVETDHRGPADLHVGAAAVKRVWWNGSRLETSGGYLASARVEVEQARNVLEYELSDAQDRPQTISGAADTPLGSYFCLSRPDGFAPRPLLMRLPDGVRPDGSVTYRGRISAPGQGADAVLVVGAAVGVTVLLDGAVVARQEKAEYYESDWGGVPMFFRHELTLSGGDHVLDVVADSVDARDGVHVDLVAHTTALVSGAGWVAETGEWSGLTIEHAGRWGELQHCGAAVRPHPLPDAEWLAGAPVLGSAVLPLRSTDDLREAEQRFRFVVPAGTVSLDLPLALPARVRITDGPELPFDGKELTLDQPVDMATEFEVITAPTAVLRGGSAWRGPVRVRTVPAAMPLGEWGELGLGGWSGGMTYARTLEVPAGPDPVLDLGRVRGSVAVCVDGELVGEAFCAPYRFALRGSAGRTVHLEVTVHNTLAPYLAEATPTAWAFPSQLPSGLLGPVTLERRV; encoded by the coding sequence GTGATCTCTCCAGCCCTGCAACAGCTGTTCGACAACCCGCCCCGGGACTTCGGCCCCACCCCGCTCTGGTGGTGGTCGGGCGCGAAGGTCACCCGTGACCGCCTGGCCTGGCAGCTGCGCCGGTTCGCGGACGGCGGCGTCCACAACCTCGTGGTGATCAACCTGGCCCCGGCCGGCCCGACCTTCGGCGCCCGCACCGACGACCCGGTGTGGTTCGGCGAGGAGTGGTGGGCCCGCTTCACGGACGCCTGTGAGATCGCCGGGGACCTGGGCATGCGCCTGTGGTTCTACGACCAGATCGGCTTCTCCGGCGCCAACGTGCAGGGAGGTATCACCCGAGAGCACCCCGAGGCGGCGGGCCACGCACTGCGGTCACGCCTGGCCGTCGTCTCCGATGGCACCGTCGCGCTGAAGGGCAGGGAGACACTGCTGGGGGCGTACGACAGCGGGGGCGCGCGGCTGCCTGTCACGGGCACGGCGTCCGGGCGGTCCGCCCGGGACGGCCAGGGACCGGCACGGCTCGAGGTCGCCGACGGCACGGAGGTGCGCCTGGTCCTCGCCGTCCCCACCGCCTTCGACTACCTGAAGCCGGCGTCTGTCGATCTTCTGTTCGACGCCATTCATCGCGAGTACGACCGGCGCGTGCCCGAGTACCTGGGCAACGTCATCGCCGGCAGCTTCCAGGACGAACTGCCCGCCACCAACTCCTGGACCAGCCGCTTCCCCGAGGAGTTCCGGGCCCGACGCGGCTACGACCTCCTCGACCACCTCCCCGCCCTCTTCACCGGCGACGACACCACCCGGGCCCGGAAGATCCGCGCCGACTACTACGCCGTCCGTGCCGAGCTCACCGAAGAGGCGCTGTTCCGCCCCCTCGCCGCCTGGCACGACGAGCGCGGCCTGCTCCTGGGCTGCGACCAGAGCCACCCCGCCCGCTCCGGCTTCCCGGCCCAGTCGACGCAGCTCTACACGGACTACTTCCGCACCCACCGCTGGTACAGCGCCGCCGGCAGCGACCACCACGGCGACGCCAAGGTCCACTCCTCGATGGCCCACCTCTACGGCCACGAGCGCGTCTGGATCGAGTCGTTCCACTCCTCCGGCTGGGGCGGCACCCTGGACGAGACCTACGACTGGCTGCTGCCGTTCCTGCGCAGCGGCGCCAACCTGTACAACCCGCACGCCAGTTACTTCGGCACCGCGGGCGGCTGGTTCGAGTGGGCGCCGCCGTCCACCGACTGGCGCCAGCCGTACTGGCGGCAGTACCCCGCCTTCTCCCGGGCCGTCGCCCGGATCTGCTCGATCCTGTCCTGGGGCACCTACAGCGCCGACGTGGCGGTCCTTTATCCGACCGCCACCATGCAGGCCCTCATCCCCCTCGACGCCCCCGTCCAGCACTTCGGCGACGGCCGCCTGGGCGGGACCCACGCCGACGTCGACGAGACCCAGCGCCACTACCTGGAGCTGTGCGGCAACAACAACTGGCTCCGGCCCGCCGTCGGCGCCCTCGACCGCCACCGCGTGTCCTTCGACGTCATCGACGACGCCTCCGTCCAGGGGGCCAAGGCCGGCGACGGGGCCCTGCGCATCAGGGACCTGGCGTACACCGCGGTCCTGCTGCCCTCGGCGAGCGTCCTGGAGCACGAGACGGCCCGCCGACTGGCCGAACTCCTCGACGCCGGCGGACGGGTCGTGGTCGTCGGCCGCCCGCCGACGCAGGCGGCCGGGCTCGCCGGTGACGACTCCGTCGTGGCCGCACTTCTGGATCACCCCCGCCTGGAGCGGGCGGCCGACGCCGAGGCCGGTGCGGCCGCGGTCGCCGAAGCCGCCGGATACGCGACGGGCGAGGTGCCGCTGCTCGTCAGGAGGAAGGGCGACGCGGCGGTCGCGCTGGTCACGGGTGCGTTCCCCGACGCCCGTACGCATCCGCCGAGGGGCCACCACGAGATCGACCCCGCGCGCTACGCCCGCACCTCCTCCGTCACCGTGCGGGCCACGGTCGCCGAGGCCGAGATCTGGAACCCGGCGACCGGCACCCGCTGCCCCGGACGCGTCACCCACGCCGACGGCGTCTCGACCATCGAGGTACCTCTGGAGGGCGCCCCCGCCGCCCTCGTCGTATGGCGCGAAGGCCCTCCGGCGGACGCTGTGCCCCCGTCGCCCACGGAGCCGTCGGAGACGACCGACCTGTCGACCGGCTGGGAGGGCCGCCTTGCTCCCACCATGGACAACACCTGGGGCGACATGGCCCTGCCCGCCGGAGCCTCCGTCGCCGAACCGCAGATCTGGACCATGCGATGGACCGAGACCGGCGACTCCTGGGAGCGGACACGGGCGACCTACGGCAACCGCGTCCGCGTCCTGCCACCCGTGCCCTCCGAGCAGGCCCCGGCTCCTCTTGACCGTGCCGCCGTCGGGCAAATCCTGACCGGACAGCAGGAGTTGGCCCCGGCGGACTGGGATGTCTCGCTGTACTCAACGAGTCGTGGCATCCCGGACCCTGACGGGCTGCTCGGCAACAAGGGGCTGGTTCCCGAGGAGTTCGTGCGGGTGGCGGCACCCGTGAGCGGGACCGTCGCCCGGGTCAGGGCCGTCGTCGAGACCGACCACCGGGGACCTGCAGATCTGCATGTCGGCGCGGCGGCGGTCAAACGCGTGTGGTGGAACGGCAGCCGGCTGGAGACAAGCGGCGGGTATCTGGCGTCCGCCCGGGTGGAGGTCGAACAGGCCCGCAATGTGCTCGAGTACGAGCTGTCCGACGCCCAGGACCGGCCGCAGACCATCTCGGGTGCCGCCGACACACCGCTGGGCAGCTACTTCTGTCTGTCCCGCCCGGACGGGTTCGCGCCGCGCCCGCTGCTCATGCGCCTGCCCGACGGCGTGCGACCGGACGGCAGCGTGACCTACCGCGGCCGGATCAGCGCCCCGGGGCAGGGTGCGGACGCGGTCCTCGTCGTGGGTGCCGCGGTGGGCGTGACCGTCCTGCTCGACGGAGCCGTCGTGGCACGGCAGGAGAAGGCGGAGTACTACGAGTCCGACTGGGGCGGAGTGCCGATGTTCTTCCGGCACGAACTGACGCTGAGTGGCGGCGATCACGTCCTCGACGTCGTGGCCGACAGCGTCGACGCGCGGGACGGTGTCCATGTCGACCTCGTGGCGCACACGACCGCCCTGGTCAGCGGCGCGGGTTGGGTGGCCGAAACGGGGGAGTGGAGCGGGCTGACCATCGAACATGCGGGCCGGTGGGGGGAGTTGCAGCACTGTGGCGCTGCGGTACGGCCGCACCCGCTGCCCGACGCCGAGTGGCTCGCCGGTGCTCCGGTGCTCGGGTCCGCCGTACTGCCGCTGCGGTCCACCGACGACCTCCGGGAGGCCGAGCAGCGCTTCCGGTTCGTCGTACCGGCGGGGACCGTGTCGCTCGACCTGCCACTGGCCCTTCCCGCACGAGTGAGGATCACCGACGGCCCTGAACTTCCCTTCGATGGGAAGGAACTGACGCTGGATCAACCCGTCGACATGGCCACAGAGTTCGAGGTCATCACCGCCCCGACGGCCGTTCTGCGCGGTGGCTCCGCCTGGCGGGGGCCGGTGCGGGTGCGCACGGTGCCGGCAGCCATGCCGCTGGGGGAGTGGGGTGAGCTGGGACTGGGCGGTTGGAGCGGAGGCATGACCTATGCGCGGACGCTGGAGGTGCCGGCCGGGCCGGACCCGGTGCTGGATCTGGGGAGGGTGCGCGGCAGCGTCGCGGTGTGCGTCGACGGTGAACTCGTCGGCGAGGCGTTCTGCGCGCCGTACCGCTTCGCACTGCGCGGGAGCGCCGGGCGCACCGTCCACCTCGAAGTGACCGTCCACAACACCCTGGCGCCGTATCTGGCCGAAGCGACGCCGACCGCCTGGGCCTTCCCCTCCCAGCTCCCCTCGGGCCTGCTGGGGCCGGTGACGCTAGAAAGGCGCGTCTGA